The following proteins are co-located in the Silene latifolia isolate original U9 population chromosome 1, ASM4854445v1, whole genome shotgun sequence genome:
- the LOC141587788 gene encoding uncharacterized protein LOC141587788 translates to MRREISLRPEAKLVWLDVKNRFCQANEARIYQLQNDLHACRQGATESLVDYFGRLTAIWDALVDQDPLPKCSCDACSCDWVTLMNNRREKMRVRVFLLGLDTRFANIRSQILGISPLPSLDVIYNRLLQDESVRNLSSAKIDTTPDVMAFAARASNGSRQSHGGGRRNPNEPSKYFCVICQKPGHSVKFCYQVTGNYPESWGDRPRPRVNIDPAVLAALSLSLTHVVNPSLTVGNNLPRPR, encoded by the coding sequence ATGCGACGCGAAATTTCCCTCAGACCGGAGGCTAAACTCGTGTGGCTTGATGTAAAAAATCGTTTCTGTCAGGCCAACGAAGCACGCATCTATCAACTTCAGAATGATCTTCACGCCTGCCGACAGGGGGCGACTGAATCGCTGGTCGATTATTTTGGTCGTTTAACAGCAATTTGGGATGCTCTTGTCGATCAAGACCCGCTTCCGAAGTGTTCGTGCGATGCCTGTAGTTGTGATTGGGTCACTCTCATGAACAATCGCAGGGAGAAAATGCGGGTACGTGTTTTTTTATTGGGTCTCGATACCCGTTTTGCTAATATTCGATCTCAGATACTTGGTATTTCTCCTCTCCCCTCTTTAGATGTTATCTATAATCGTCTTTTACAAGACGAAAGTGTTAGAAATTTATCATCTGCTAAAATTGATACTACGCCTGATGTTATGGCGTTTGCGGCTCGAGCTTCTAACGGGTCTCGACAATCTCATGGTGGGGGTCGTCGTAATCCGAATGAACCCTCGAAATATTTTTGTGTTATCTGTCAAAAGCCAGGGCATAGCGTGAAGTTTTGTTATCAAGTAACTGGTAATTATCCCGAGTCATGGGGAGATAGACCCCGTCCTCGAGTTAATATTGACCCCGCGGTACTGgctgctctctctctctcactgACTCACGTGGTAAATCCCAGTCTGACCGTGGGAAACAACCTGCCTCGCCCAAGGTAA